Proteins co-encoded in one Accipiter gentilis chromosome 33, bAccGen1.1, whole genome shotgun sequence genomic window:
- the DCTN5 gene encoding dynactin subunit 5 — protein sequence MELSEMLYNKSEYIETASGNKVSRQSVLCGSQNIVLNGKTIVMNDCIIRGDLANVRVGRHCVVKSRSVIRPPFKKFSKGVAFFPLHIGDHVFIEEDCVVNAAQIGSYVHIGKNCVIGRRCVLKDCCKILDNTVLPPETVVPPFTVFSGCPGLFSGELPECTQELMIDVTKSYYQKFLPLTQVASARV from the exons atggagcTGAGCGAGATGCTCTACAACAAGTCCGAGTACATCGAGACG GCGTCCGGCAATAAGGTGAGCCGACAGTCCGTGCTGTGCGGCAGCCAGAACATCGTTCTCAACGGCAAG acGATAGTTATGAATGACTGCATCATCCGTGGTGACCTGGCAAACGTGCGGGTTGGACGACACTGCGTGGTGAAAAGCCGCAGTGTCATTAGACCACCCTTCAAGAAGTTTAGTAAAGG GGTGGCTTTTTTCCCACTCCACATTGGTGATCACGTCTTCATAGAAGAGGACTGTGTTGTCAATGCAGCCCAGATTGGCTCCTATGTCCACATAGGCAAGAACTGTGTCATT GGCCGTAGATGTGTTTTGAAAGACTGCTGCAAAATCTTGGACAACACAGTACTACCTCCTGAAACGGTAGTCCCACCTTTCACAGTCTTCTCAGGCTGCCCAG gacTCTTCTCTGGGGAACTCCCAGAATGTACCCAGGAACTCATGATTGACGTTACAAAGAGCTATTACCAGAAGTTCTTGCCACTCACTCAG